Proteins from a genomic interval of Epinephelus fuscoguttatus linkage group LG16, E.fuscoguttatus.final_Chr_v1:
- the olig3 gene encoding oligodendrocyte transcription factor 3, translating into MNSDSSPSSRASSPDMDAMSLRDHHPHHHHHHHVGSSVSSSTQSGEQRQKLSTGELLRSGDPKSVGSSSSSSSSSSSNKFKLKKQVTEEEMYHLRLKINGRERKRMHDLNLAMDGLREVMPYAHGPSVRKLSKIATLLLARNYILMLNSSLDEMKRLVGEIYGGHNSAFHCGTVAHAAGPGGHSGGPVAAAAAAAAAAAHQVHPLLGSALSTSTSSTLSSALPGLTSIRAPHALMKGSPGGPPALQLGSGFQHWAGLPCPCTICQVPPPPHIPVTSTGLTRLTGEGKDLMK; encoded by the coding sequence ATGAATTCAGACTCCAGCCCGAGCAGCAGAGCCTCTTCCCCGGACATGGACGCCATGTCTCTCCGAGACCACCACCcgcaccaccatcaccaccaccacgtCGGCTCATCAGTGTCCTCCTCTACGCAGAGCGGCGAGCAGCGCCAGAAGCTGAGCACCGGAGAGCTCCTGCGGTCTGGAGACCCAAAGTCCgtcggcagcagcagcagcagcagtagtagcagcagcagcaacaagttCAAACTGAAGAAACAAGTCACCGAGGAGGAGATGTACCACCTCCGTCTCAAGATTAACGGCCGGGAAAGGAAGCGCATGCACGACCTCAACCTGGCCATGGACGGCCTGCGCGAGGTGATGCCCTACGCGCACGGGCCCTCGGTGCGGAAGTTGTCCAAGATCGCCACGCTGCTTCTCGCCAGGAACTACATCCTGATGCTCAACAGCTCCTTGGACGAGATGAAGCGGCTGGTGGGGGAGATTTACGGAGGACACAACTCGGCTTTCCACTGCGGCACCGTGGCGCACGCCGCCGGCCCAGGTGGACACTCCGGTGGGCCCGTTGCCGCAGCCGCTGCCGCGGCCGCAGCCGCCGCGCACCAGGTGCATCCTCTCCTCGGGAGCGCGCTGTCAACCTCCACGTCCTCCACGCTGTCGAGCGCGCTGCCGGGGCTAACATCTATCCGAGCACCCCACGCCCTGATGAAGGGCTCCCCGGGTGGGCCCCCGGCCCTGCAGCTGGGCTCCGGCTTCCAGCACTGGGCCGGACTGCCGTGTCCCTGCACCATCTGCCAGgtgcctcctcctccacacatCCCCGTCACCTCCACCGGCCTCACGAGACTCACGGGGGAGGGCAAGGACCTGATGAAATGA